A single region of the Pseudomonas sp. PDM14 genome encodes:
- the prmB gene encoding 50S ribosomal protein L3 N(5)-glutamine methyltransferase, translating into MSQSRLRTVRDHIRWAVSRFHGEQLFFGHGTDNAWDEARQLVLGALHLPWEIADSYLDCRLEDDEQAHLQALLKRRIEERVPTAYLLGEAWFCDLPFIVDERVLVPRSPIAELIGQHFQPWLSGEPARILDLCTGSGCIGIACAYAFEQAEVVLADLSFDALEVANQNIERHELDARVYTVQGDGFAGLPGQRFDLIVSNPPYVDAEDFADMPAEYQHEPELGLACGDDGLDLVRRMLAEAADHLNERGVLIVEVGNSQVHVEALYPEVDFTWLEFNQGGHGVFLLTAAQCRAHQALFQARVSA; encoded by the coding sequence GTGTCCCAATCCCGCCTGCGCACCGTGCGCGACCATATTCGCTGGGCTGTCAGCCGCTTTCATGGCGAGCAGCTGTTCTTCGGCCATGGCACCGACAACGCCTGGGACGAGGCGCGACAATTGGTCCTGGGTGCGCTGCACCTGCCGTGGGAAATCGCCGACAGTTATCTCGACTGCCGCCTCGAGGACGACGAGCAGGCGCACCTGCAGGCACTGCTCAAACGCCGCATCGAAGAGCGCGTGCCGACGGCCTATCTGCTCGGTGAGGCTTGGTTCTGCGATCTGCCGTTCATCGTCGATGAGCGCGTGTTGGTGCCGCGCTCGCCCATCGCCGAGCTGATCGGCCAGCACTTCCAGCCCTGGCTGAGCGGCGAGCCGGCGCGAATCCTCGACCTGTGCACCGGCTCGGGCTGCATCGGCATCGCCTGCGCCTATGCCTTCGAGCAGGCGGAAGTGGTACTCGCCGACCTGTCCTTCGATGCCCTCGAAGTGGCCAACCAGAACATTGAGCGGCATGAACTGGATGCGCGGGTCTATACCGTGCAGGGCGACGGTTTCGCCGGGCTGCCGGGCCAGCGTTTCGACCTGATCGTGTCCAACCCACCCTACGTCGATGCCGAGGACTTCGCCGACATGCCGGCCGAGTACCAGCACGAGCCCGAGCTGGGCCTGGCCTGTGGCGACGATGGTCTGGATCTGGTGCGGCGCATGCTCGCCGAAGCCGCGGACCACCTCAACGAGCGCGGCGTGCTGATCGTCGAGGTCGGCAACAGCCAGGTGCATGTCGAGGCGTTGTACCCGGAGGTGGATTTCACCTGGCTGGAATTCAACCAGGGCGGCCATGGCGTGTTCCTGCTGACCGCTGCGCAGTGCCGTGCGCACCAGGCGCTGTTCCAGGCAAGAGTTAGCGCCTGA
- a CDS encoding alpha/beta hydrolase gives MRPLLMLCLLALAPLLHAQTTLHRPAELHTPSGTLYGSLLLPESDGAVPVALLIAGSGPTDRNGNNPQGRNDSLRRLAQALAQGGVASVRYDKRGIAASYAAGPDERLLSVEGYAADAAAWGKQLKADPRFSRLILIGHSEGALIASLAAPEAGADALISIAGSGRPVDEVLQEQLHSRLPAELLLEALALTASLKAQQPQAQVSDPLQVLFRPSVQPYMMSLFRQEPAKAIARVQVPALIVQGSTDIQISRVDAQRLKAAKPDAELLLIEGMNHVLRIVPDDTEQQLASYADPERPLASELAPALLAFIGKVPASSAGKSGR, from the coding sequence ATGCGCCCATTGTTGATGCTCTGCCTGCTCGCCCTGGCCCCCCTGCTCCACGCCCAGACCACCTTGCACCGCCCCGCCGAACTGCACACCCCGAGCGGCACCCTGTATGGCAGCCTGCTGTTGCCGGAGAGCGATGGCGCGGTGCCGGTCGCCCTGCTGATCGCCGGCTCGGGCCCCACCGACCGCAACGGCAACAACCCGCAAGGTCGCAACGACAGCCTGCGCCGCCTGGCCCAGGCGTTGGCCCAAGGTGGCGTGGCCAGCGTGCGCTACGACAAGCGCGGCATCGCCGCCAGCTACGCGGCCGGCCCCGACGAACGCCTGCTCAGCGTCGAAGGCTACGCCGCGGATGCCGCGGCATGGGGCAAACAGCTGAAGGCCGATCCGCGTTTCTCCCGTCTGATCCTCATCGGCCACAGCGAGGGAGCGCTGATCGCCAGCCTCGCGGCCCCCGAAGCCGGTGCCGACGCACTGATCAGCATCGCCGGCAGCGGCCGTCCGGTGGACGAGGTGCTGCAGGAGCAACTGCACAGCCGCCTGCCTGCCGAACTGTTACTCGAAGCCCTGGCCCTGACCGCCTCGCTCAAGGCGCAGCAGCCGCAGGCACAGGTCAGCGACCCGCTGCAGGTGCTGTTCCGCCCCAGCGTGCAGCCGTACATGATGTCGCTGTTCCGCCAGGAGCCGGCCAAGGCCATCGCACGGGTACAGGTGCCGGCTCTGATCGTTCAGGGCAGCACCGACATCCAGATCAGTCGTGTCGATGCGCAGCGCCTGAAGGCCGCCAAGCCCGACGCCGAGCTGCTGCTGATCGAGGGCATGAACCATGTGCTGCGTATCGTCCCGGACGACACCGAGCAGCAGCTGGCCTCCTACGCCGACCCCGAACGGCCGCTGGCCAGCGAGCTGGCCCCGGCCCTGCTGGCATTCATTGGCAAAGTGCCAGCCTCCAGCGCCGGGAAAAGCGGCCGATAA
- the aroC gene encoding chorismate synthase, which produces MSGNTYGKLFTVTTAGESHGPALVAIVDGCPPGIELSLDDLQRDLDRRKPGTSRHTTQRQEADKVEILSGVFEGKTTGCAIGLLIRNTDQKSKDYSAIKDLFRPAHADYTYHHKYGIRDYRGGGRSSARETAMRVAAGAIAKKVLAGLGIQVRGYMSQLGPIEIPFKTWDSVEQNAFFSPDPDKVPELEAYMDQLRRDQDSVGAKITVVAEGVMPGLGEPIFDRLDADLAHALMSINAVKGVEIGAGFASVAQRGTEHRDELTPEGFLSNNAGGILGGISSGQPIVAHLALKPTSSITTPGRSIDVDGNPVELITKGRHDPCVGIRATPIAEAMMAIVLLDHLLRHRGQNAGVRVATPVLGQL; this is translated from the coding sequence ATGTCCGGCAATACCTACGGCAAGCTGTTCACCGTCACCACTGCTGGCGAAAGCCACGGCCCGGCGCTGGTCGCCATCGTTGACGGGTGCCCGCCAGGCATCGAACTGTCCCTGGACGACCTGCAGCGCGACCTCGACCGCCGCAAACCGGGCACCAGCCGCCACACCACTCAGCGCCAGGAAGCCGACAAAGTCGAAATCCTCTCCGGCGTGTTCGAAGGCAAGACCACCGGTTGCGCCATCGGCCTGCTGATCCGCAACACCGACCAGAAGTCCAAGGACTACTCGGCGATCAAGGATCTGTTCCGCCCGGCCCACGCCGACTACACCTACCACCACAAGTACGGCATCCGCGACTACCGCGGCGGCGGCCGCAGCTCGGCGCGCGAGACCGCCATGCGCGTCGCCGCCGGCGCCATCGCCAAGAAGGTGCTGGCCGGCCTCGGTATCCAGGTGCGTGGCTACATGAGCCAGCTTGGGCCCATCGAGATTCCGTTCAAGACCTGGGACAGCGTCGAGCAGAACGCCTTCTTCAGCCCCGACCCGGACAAGGTGCCGGAGCTGGAGGCCTACATGGACCAGTTGCGTCGTGACCAGGACTCGGTTGGCGCGAAGATCACCGTGGTCGCCGAGGGCGTGATGCCGGGCCTCGGCGAGCCGATCTTCGACCGCCTGGACGCCGATCTGGCCCATGCGCTGATGAGCATCAACGCGGTCAAGGGCGTGGAGATCGGTGCCGGTTTCGCCAGCGTCGCCCAGCGCGGCACCGAGCACCGCGACGAGCTGACACCGGAAGGCTTCCTGTCCAACAACGCTGGCGGCATTCTCGGTGGTATTTCCTCGGGCCAGCCGATCGTGGCTCACCTGGCGCTCAAGCCGACCTCCAGCATCACCACGCCGGGGCGCTCGATCGATGTCGACGGCAACCCGGTCGAGCTGATCACCAAGGGCCGCCACGACCCGTGCGTGGGCATCCGCGCCACGCCGATCGCCGAGGCGATGATGGCCATCGTGCTGCTCGACCATCTGCTGCGTCATCGCGGGCAGAATGCCGGAGTGCGGGTCGCCACGCCGGTGCTCGGTCAGCTCTGA